Genomic DNA from Streptomyces caniferus:
TGTACCAGGGGGTGTTGGCATTGAGGCCGGCGAACGCGGAGCCGTTGTTGTTGGCGCCGGAGGTGAAGGCGTAGAGCACCTCGGAGAAGCCGTGCGAACCGGCGCCCGTCGCCTTGGTGTTGAGCATCGAACCCAGTGCGTCCGGCAGCACCATCGAAGCGGCGGTGAAGCCGAGCACCAGCGTCGGGGTGATGAGGAGGTAGCAGGCGGCGAGCTTGATCTCGCGGGTGCCGATCTTCTTGCCGAGGTATTCGGGCGTACGGCCCACCATCAGGCCGGCGATGAACACCGCGATGACCGCCATCACGAGCATGCCGTACAGGCCGGAGCCGACGCCGCCGGGTGCGATCTCGCCCAGCATCATGCCGAGCAGCTGGATGCCGCCGCCGAAGGCCGTGAAGGAGGAGTGGAAGGAGTCGACCGCGCCGGTGGAGGTGAGGGTGGTGGCCACCGAGAAGATCGAGGAGCCGCCGATGCCGAAGCGGGTCTCCTTGCCTTCCATCGCGGCGCCCGCGGCCTGCAGGGCCGGGCCGCCGTGGGCGAACTCGGTCCACATCATCAGCGCCGTGAAGCCGAGCCAGATGACGCCCATCGTGGCGAGGATCGCGTAGCCCTGGCGCACGTTCCCGACCAGCCTGCCGAAGGTCCGGGTCAGCGCGAACGGGATGACGAGGATCAGGAAGACCTCGAAGAGGTTGGTGAAGGCAGTGGGGTTCTCGAAGGGGTGGGCGGAGTTGGCGTTGAAGTAGCCGCCCCCGTTGGTGCCCAGTTCCTTGATGACCTCCTGGGAGGCGACCGCGCCGCCGTTGGTCTGCTGGGAGCCGCCCATGAACTGACCGACCTCATGGATGCCGGAGAAGTTCTGGACGGCACCACAGGCGACCAGGACGAGCGCGCCGAGGACGGCGATCGGCAGCAGGACCCGTACGGTGCCGCGGACCAGGTCCGCCCAGAAGTTGCCGAGCTCGCCGGTGCGGGTGGGGGTGCCACCTGCTCGGGCGAAGCCGCGTACCAGGGCGATGGCAACGGCCATGCCGGTGGCGGCGGAGACGAAGTTCTGCACCGCGAGGCCGGCGGTCTGCACGACGTGGCCCATGGCCTGTTCGCCGCTGTAGGACTGCCAGTTGGTGTTGCTGACGAAGGACGCCGCGGTGTTGAACGCCTGGTCCGGGCTGATCGACGCGAAGCCGAGGGACAGCGGCAGACCGCCCTGGACGCGCTGCAGCAGGTAGAGGAAGAGCACCCCGGCCGCGGAGAACGCCAGGACGCCGCGCAGATAGGCCGGCCAGCGCATCTGGACATCCGCATGCGCACCGATGCAGCGGTAGACGGCCTTCTCGATGCGCAGGTGCTTGGGCGAGCTGTAGACGGCGGCCATGTAGTCGCCGAGGGGGCGGTACGCCAGGGCGAGCGCAGCGGTGAGCGCCGTCAGCTGGAGCACGCCTGAGAGAACGGGGCTCATGTGGCCCGCCGCGACAGCAGCAGTCGACACCTCAGAACCTCTCCGGGAAGACGAGGGCGAGGACCAGGTAGCCGAGCAGGGCGACGGCCACGACCAGACCGACGATGTTCTCCACGGTCACAGCTTCGCCACCCCCTTGGCGACGAGAGCCACCAGCGCGAAGACCGCGATCGTGACGACGACGAAGGCCACATCGGCCATCGTGTGCTCCTAGGGGAAAGTGGCGGACGGGACCCCTAGAGCAAAGCGCCGTTCCGGCCGTCTGTGACCGCCGTTGACGGCTCCCTTACGGCCATTGGCGCTCCCTTGACGACTTTCCTACGCAGCACGACCTGACCTGCACAAACGGAGCGGGCCCGCACCCCCCAGAGGGGATACGGGCCCGTGCGACCGTCACGATCCAGCCGTCACCGGGGCGCCTGGACGCCGCCCGGCCGCCGGAGTGTCAGCGGATCTCGGTGATCTCCGGTCCGCGCTCCAGACGCTCGACACCACCGCCGAAGCGCGACTGCTCGACCTGGTCCTGCTGCACGCCGTCCGGCACCATCTGGGCGTCGTCCGGCAGCTTCAGGACGATCGGGTCCCGGGGGGCCATCGGGCCCTCGCCGCGGATGATGACGGTGTCCCGGAAGATGTGTTCCAGCACGCCTGCGGCCTGCGGCTGCACCGCGCCCTGGCCGGAGATCACACCGCGCAGGAACCACCGGGGGCCGTCGACACCGATGAAGCGCACGACCTGCACCCCGTTCGTGCCGTCGGGCAGCTGTACGGGGACCTGGGCACGCAGCTCCCAGCCCAGCGGGCCCTCGACCTCGTCGATGACCCCGCCCTGCTGGGTGATGCCGGCGGCGATCTCCTCGCGGACCTCACCCCAGATGCCCTCGTTCTTGGGGGCGGCGAAGGCCTGCAGCTGTACGGCGCTGTCCTGCAGCACCACGGTCGCGGCGACGATGGCGTCACCGGCGACCTCCACCCGAAGCTCCATGCCGTCGACACCCGGCACGTACAGCCCGCCGAGGTCCACCCGGCCCTCGCCGGGCTCGGAGACCTCCGACGAGTCCCAGGGACCGTCGGGGCGCGGCGCGGGCGGAAGATTGAGCCGCTGCTGCGGCGCCTCGTCCTCGTCGGCGTCGCTCACCGTGTGCTCGTCGAGCGTGGTGTCCTCGACCGACTCTTCAGGAGCCTCGTTCTTCTTGCGACGTCCGAACACGTCACTGTCCTTCCCGGTCGGCACCGACCGATGCGTATTCATTCCCGCCCGTGGAGCCGCCCACCGCCGCATGACCGCCGGTGGAACCGAATCCCCCCTCGGCCCGCGCCGAGCCGGGAAGTTCCGCCACCTCGTGGAAGCGCACCTTCTCGACCTGCTGGACGACCAGTTGGGCAATCCGGTCGAACCTCTCGAACCGCACGCTTTCGCGCGGGTCCAGATTGACCACGATCACCTTGATCTCTCCACGGTACCCGGCATCCACCGTCCCGGGGGCATTCACCAGCGCGAGGCCGCACCTCGCGGCCAGTCCGGACCGCGGGTGCACAAATGCCGCATACCCGTCAGGCAGCGCGATCGACACCCCGGTGGGCAGCACGGTGCGCTCCCCCGGCGCCAGCTCGGCGGCCTCGGTGGTCACCAGATCCACGCCCGCGTCGCCGGGGTGCCCGTACGACGGAACGGGCACCTCCGGGTCCAGCCGCCGCAGCAGCACATCCACCGGATTCCGTACCTGACTCACGGGTTCACCTCGAAGGCACGCGCTCGCTTGACCTGGTCCGGGTCGGACATCGCCGCCTGGATCTCCTCGGGCCGTCCGTTGTCGATGAAGTGGTCGACCTTCACCTCGATGAAGACCGCCTCGGCGCGCACCGCGACGGGACCGTCCGGTCCGCCTATGCGTCCCACGGCCGTCGAGTAGATCTTGCGCCCGTGCACCGCGGTGACCCGCGCGTCCAGGTGCAGCACCGTGCCCAGCGGCACCGGCCGGACGAAGTCGGTCTCCAGCCGGCCGGTCACCGCGATCACCCGCAGCAGCCAGTTCAGCGAGCCCAGCGTCTCGTCCAGCGCGGTGGCCAGCACCCCGCCGTGCGCCAGCCCCGGGGCGCCCTGGTGGGCCTCCTTGACGGTGAACTCGGCGGACACGCTCACACCGTCGCCGGCCCGCGCCTCCAGGTGCAGACCGTGCGGCTGGCCCGTGCCGCAGCCGAAGCACCGGTCGTAGTGCGCGCCGAGGAGTTCTCCGGGTGCCGGCGCGTCGGCATGCCGGACCGGAGCGACGGCGTCCGCCGGTGGCGTCAGCCGCGCCCTGGGTTCGTCAGTTCCACTCACGAGTGCAGACCCTACCCGCGCGCATAAGAGACCCGCGCCGCCGTGCCAAGCTGGAGCCATGCAGCCGTACGAAGAACGCCTCACCGCGCCCCGGTCCTGGTGGGTGATCGCCGCGCTGATCGGCGTCGCCTGCGCCCTGATGCTGCTCCCCCTGGGGACGCTCTGGATGCTCGGCGGACTGATCGGCGGAGCGGCGCTGTCCGCGGTGGCGGTGAGCTCGTACGGCTCGGCCCGGATCCGCGTGGTGGGCGACGCCCTGATCGCGGGCGACGCGAAGATCCCGGTGACGGCACTGGGCGAGGCACGGGCGCTGGACGCGGACGAGGCGCTGGCGTGGCGTACGCACAAGGCCGACGCCCGCGCGTTCATGCTGCTGCGGGGCTATATCCGCACCGCGGTGCGGGTGGAGATCACCGACCCGCAGGACCCGACGCCGTACGCCTATCTCTCGACGCGGGCGCCGGAGCGTCTGGTGGCGGCGCTGGCAGCCGGACGGGCCTGACCCGGCGGCCGCCGGGCCCGGTCAGCCGCCCGCTGGGGGCTCGCTCTCGTCGGCCCGTTCGGCGTGCGGCAGGACGGCCGGAGCGGAATCGGGAAGGGCTTCCCAGGGGACCTGCTGCTTGCGCAGGTCCTTACGGATTTTTTCCGCAAGTTTTCTGGTGTCCCTGCGGTTCATGAACGCGCCGACGGTGGCGCCGATCATGAACGGGGTGAGGTTGGGGAGGTTGCGCAGCGTGCGCTTCATGATCTGCTGGCGCAGCTCACGCCTCATCTGCACGCCGAGGGCGATGTTCAGCGAGGCCGGTTTGGTGATGTCGACGCCCCGCTCCTCCGTCCAGGACGTCAGATACGCCATGCCGCGCTGCCGGAAATTCCCCGCGGGCCGCAGGCCGTAGACCTCGTGCAGCTCGGCGATGAGCTTGATCTCGACCGAGGCGACGCCGGTGACCTCGGCGGCCAGCTCGGCCGGCATGGCGGGCGGTACGGGCAGCATCGCTGCCGCGCCGACGCCCGCTCCGACGGCGGCGGTGCCCTTGCAGGCGCCCGCGACCAGCTTGTCGGCCAGGTCCTCGGGGGTCAGTCCGGGGAACTGGGCGCGCAGGGTGGCGAGGTCGCGGACCGGGATCCGCGGGGCGGTCTCCATGATCCGGTCGGCGATCACGGCGATCGTCGCCCGCACCCTGCCGCCGGCTCCGGCACCACGGCCGACCATGGCCGCGAGCGAGGCCGTGCGGCCGCTCCCCCGCTCTCGGCTCTGCTCGAGCGGGAGGTGCCCTCCTTGCAGCGCGCCGGTCGTCCGCTCCGCGGGAAGGGCGCTCGGGTCGGCGGGCACGGGCGCGTTTTTCTCGCGTGATCGTGCGCCGGCCGCCGAGCCTTCGACGCCCTTGGAGCCCTTGCGGAACGGGTTCACGCCTGCCACGGCGTAGACCGGTCAGGCCGCGCAGTCGCGGCAGATCGGCTGCCCGTTCTTGTCCTCCGCGGCGAGCTGGCTGCGGTGGTGGACCAGGAAGCAGCTCATGCACGTGAACTCGTCCTGCTGCTTGGGCAGCACGCGCACGGCCAGTTCTTCGTTGGACAGGTCCGCGCCGGGCAGCTCCAGGCCCTCGGCCTGCTCGAACTCGTCGACGTCGACGGCCGAGGCGGACTTGTCGTTCCGCCGCGACTTCAGCTCTTCAATGCTGTCCTCGTTGAGGTCGTCGTCGGTCTTGCGTGGGGTGTCGTAATCCGTAGCCATTTTTCGCTCTCCCCCTCTGGGTGTCTGCGGTGTCTCAGCGCTCGTAACGCGTGAGAGGCCGGACTTGTGCCCGACCTGAGGCGGAGATTTTGCCTCACATCAAGGTCTGTTACTCAATCGACACCCAACCGCACCCCTGAAGAGGTGATCGGTTTGGATGGCGATCAGGACCGTACACGGTCCGAATGTCGCACCTCGCGCAGCCCACCACCTCTACTTCCCGTGATCTCACCCCCCGGAAACCCGGACTTCCCCGGCATTCCGACAGGCATTTCGATCACGGAGCGTAGATGGCTGGAATTTCGCGCCTGTGAGGCATCACACACACGCAGACCGGCGAGCGGACCGGTTCAATTCCGCGCAAAGCGAACTCGGCGAAGGATCCATGCCGACCCCCCTTCACGTCAAACCGGCAGGCGAGGCGGCATACGGCCGTGAGACGGGCGATCGTACGCACAGATGTCCGACGACTGCCCACGGGGGCGCACAGTGGCTCCAGCGGGCGTACAACCGCCCTGTGGCCTGCGTCTAGAGCGGCAGGACGACCCGCATGACGAGTCCGCCGCCCTCGCGGGGCACGGCCGTGATCGAGCCGTCGTGCGCACGGACCACCGAGCGCACGATGGACAGTCCCAGACCGACGCCCTTGTCGCTGCCCGTGCGCTCGGTACGCAGCCGCCGGAACGGCTCGAAGAGGTTCTCCACCTCATACGCCGGAACCACCGGACCGGTATTGGCCACCACCAGCACCGCACACCCCGGCGCCGGCTCCGTGGACACCTCCACCCACCCCTCCTCCGGCACGTTGTAACGCACCGCGTTCTGCACCAGATTCAACGCGATCCGCTCCAGCAGCACCCCGTTGCCCTGCACCACCACCCGGGACCGGACCCCACGCAGCTCCACCCCCTTGGCCTGCGCCTCCTCCCGCGTCTGGTCCACCGCCTGCGACGCCACCTCCGACAAGTCCACCGGCTTCTTGTCGACCACCTTGTTCTCACTGCGCGCCAGCAGCAGCAGACCCTCCACCAACTGCTCACTGCGCTCATTCGTCGCCAACAGCGTCTTCCCCAGCTGCGCCAGCTCCGGCGACGCCCCCGGATCCGCCAGCTGCACCTCCAGCAACGTCCGGTTGATCGCCAACGGCGTCCGCAACTCATGCGACGCATTCGCCACGAACCGCCGCTGCGACTCGAACGCCCGGTCCAGCCGGTCCAGCATCTCGTCGAACGTGTCCGCAAGCTCCTTCAGCTCATCATCAGGACCCCCCAGCTCGATCCGACGATGCAGATCCGAACCCGCCACCCGCTGAGCCGTACGCGTAATACGCCCCAACGGCGACAACACCCGCCCCGCCATCGCATAACCAAAAGCGAACGCCACCACCGTCAGGCCGAGCAGGGCCAGCAGGGACCGGTTGAGGAGGCTGTTGAGGGCGACCGCGCGCTGGTGCTGCAGGCACTGTTCGACGGCCTGCTGGAGCAGCTGCCCGGACGTCTCGGTGGGCAGGTCGCAGATGTCACTGGTCGACTGGAACTTCCCGCCGAGGATCTTCAGCGGCAGGGCGCTGCCGTCGTGCAGCGCGTCCGCGGCCAGCATGTAGATGATCGTCAGCAGCACGATCCCGGCCATCAGGAACATGCCGCCGTACAGCAGCGTCAGCCGTATCCGGATCGTGGGCCGCAGCCACGGGAACGGACGCACATCGACCGGCCTGGGGTCCCAGGTCGGCTTGGGCGGAACGGGCGGCGGCGGGGTCGCCGCCTTGGAGAACGAGGGCAGGGAGGGCATCGCCGGTCAGATCCGGTATCCCGAGCCGGGGACGGTGACGATCACCGCGGGCTCGCCGAGCTTGCGGCGCAACGTCATGACCGTGACCCGTACGACGTTGGTGAACGGGTCGGTGTTCTCGTCCCAGGCCTTCTCCA
This window encodes:
- a CDS encoding DUF3710 domain-containing protein, giving the protein MFGRRKKNEAPEESVEDTTLDEHTVSDADEDEAPQQRLNLPPAPRPDGPWDSSEVSEPGEGRVDLGGLYVPGVDGMELRVEVAGDAIVAATVVLQDSAVQLQAFAAPKNEGIWGEVREEIAAGITQQGGVIDEVEGPLGWELRAQVPVQLPDGTNGVQVVRFIGVDGPRWFLRGVISGQGAVQPQAAGVLEHIFRDTVIIRGEGPMAPRDPIVLKLPDDAQMVPDGVQQDQVEQSRFGGGVERLERGPEITEIR
- the kdpF gene encoding K(+)-transporting ATPase subunit F produces the protein MTVENIVGLVVAVALLGYLVLALVFPERF
- a CDS encoding sensor histidine kinase, which codes for MPSLPSFSKAATPPPPVPPKPTWDPRPVDVRPFPWLRPTIRIRLTLLYGGMFLMAGIVLLTIIYMLAADALHDGSALPLKILGGKFQSTSDICDLPTETSGQLLQQAVEQCLQHQRAVALNSLLNRSLLALLGLTVVAFAFGYAMAGRVLSPLGRITRTAQRVAGSDLHRRIELGGPDDELKELADTFDEMLDRLDRAFESQRRFVANASHELRTPLAINRTLLEVQLADPGASPELAQLGKTLLATNERSEQLVEGLLLLARSENKVVDKKPVDLSEVASQAVDQTREEAQAKGVELRGVRSRVVVQGNGVLLERIALNLVQNAVRYNVPEEGWVEVSTEPAPGCAVLVVANTGPVVPAYEVENLFEPFRRLRTERTGSDKGVGLGLSIVRSVVRAHDGSITAVPREGGGLVMRVVLPL
- the kdpA gene encoding potassium-transporting ATPase subunit KdpA, with protein sequence MSPVLSGVLQLTALTAALALAYRPLGDYMAAVYSSPKHLRIEKAVYRCIGAHADVQMRWPAYLRGVLAFSAAGVLFLYLLQRVQGGLPLSLGFASISPDQAFNTAASFVSNTNWQSYSGEQAMGHVVQTAGLAVQNFVSAATGMAVAIALVRGFARAGGTPTRTGELGNFWADLVRGTVRVLLPIAVLGALVLVACGAVQNFSGIHEVGQFMGGSQQTNGGAVASQEVIKELGTNGGGYFNANSAHPFENPTAFTNLFEVFLILVIPFALTRTFGRLVGNVRQGYAILATMGVIWLGFTALMMWTEFAHGGPALQAAGAAMEGKETRFGIGGSSIFSVATTLTSTGAVDSFHSSFTAFGGGIQLLGMMLGEIAPGGVGSGLYGMLVMAVIAVFIAGLMVGRTPEYLGKKIGTREIKLAACYLLITPTLVLGFTAASMVLPDALGSMLNTKATGAGSHGFSEVLYAFTSGANNNGSAFAGLNANTPWYNTTIGLAMLLGRFLPMVFVLALAGSLAEQKPVPETAGTLRTEKPLFAGLLVGTILIITGLTYFPALALGPLAEGLS
- the dut gene encoding dUTP diphosphatase, with amino-acid sequence MSQVRNPVDVLLRRLDPEVPVPSYGHPGDAGVDLVTTEAAELAPGERTVLPTGVSIALPDGYAAFVHPRSGLAARCGLALVNAPGTVDAGYRGEIKVIVVNLDPRESVRFERFDRIAQLVVQQVEKVRFHEVAELPGSARAEGGFGSTGGHAAVGGSTGGNEYASVGADREGQ
- a CDS encoding DUF3093 domain-containing protein encodes the protein MQPYEERLTAPRSWWVIAALIGVACALMLLPLGTLWMLGGLIGGAALSAVAVSSYGSARIRVVGDALIAGDAKIPVTALGEARALDADEALAWRTHKADARAFMLLRGYIRTAVRVEITDPQDPTPYAYLSTRAPERLVAALAAGRA
- a CDS encoding PaaI family thioesterase, with translation MSGTDEPRARLTPPADAVAPVRHADAPAPGELLGAHYDRCFGCGTGQPHGLHLEARAGDGVSVSAEFTVKEAHQGAPGLAHGGVLATALDETLGSLNWLLRVIAVTGRLETDFVRPVPLGTVLHLDARVTAVHGRKIYSTAVGRIGGPDGPVAVRAEAVFIEVKVDHFIDNGRPEEIQAAMSDPDQVKRARAFEVNP
- a CDS encoding DUF4193 domain-containing protein produces the protein MATDYDTPRKTDDDLNEDSIEELKSRRNDKSASAVDVDEFEQAEGLELPGADLSNEELAVRVLPKQQDEFTCMSCFLVHHRSQLAAEDKNGQPICRDCAA